One window of the Thermomicrobiales bacterium genome contains the following:
- a CDS encoding YqaE/Pmp3 family membrane protein has translation MLYLIAIILPPLAVLLAGKPGQAILNFFLTLAFWVPGVIHAILVVNERKADQRAERIMRAGR, from the coding sequence ATGCTCTATCTGATCGCCATCATCCTGCCGCCGTTGGCAGTGCTGCTCGCGGGAAAGCCTGGCCAGGCAATCCTGAACTTCTTCCTGACCCTCGCCTTCTGGGTGCCGGGGGTGATCCACGCGATCCTCGTCGTCAACGAACGCAAGGCGGACCAGCGCGCGGAGCGGATTATGCGAGCAGGTCGCTAG
- a CDS encoding helicase-related protein, with protein sequence MWIPNVGDMVLIDSSEDKYRVFHCIRDNGYIRLGVIEAKASLAHDYVFELDEFQIRVQPAPALADLLLDPATRLDAERFRLAIEALRLRYAHLIDPFHAINIAQIDLLPHQADAVYRHILPQPRIRFLLADDPGLGKTIMAGLVLKELKARGAVERILIVVPAHLRDQWKREMSDWFDEDFLIFDSQTQAKAKNFLNLNKQIITSLDFAKREPNKSTLMASEDMWDIVVFDEAHKLSAKFLGNKYQSTKRYELAREILGITNHALFLTATPHNGNDTEYWLRLNLLEPSMFANENQMSAAAAYGDGIPFVLRRSKDQVTDIQGQRLFKARTVETLELTMSPPEHMVYEAVTDYVHYWYPSSDNLDSGAEKIRKFNIALALTVLQRRVTSGMAAIRLSLERRRRKLAALLIEWEKHKTQQEVLLKAMTSEDLSELDDRLLAEWDELQETIEATTAAEDTEELKEEIAELKNLIGVIGKLEHDGNEPKLAELRRVISGYLQGHPEEKLLIFSEFKDTVLALKSHLEGLGMKVAVIHGGMKMMDRRKQEQYFRDAAQIMVATDAAAEGINLQFCRLMVNYDLPWNPNRLEQRMGRIHRYGQDRDCFIWNLLYQDTREGRILSRLLSKIESMKARPELGETIYDVVSSVLSGVSLEQLIMEAILTGDMTKVDDVIDVQLEQRVNEFIALLEENALAANYINLSEVQALHECSERQQIIRDLHLFVDRVTNWMGGGLPKDGRDGVYVLGIPTGKQAQFNGTGFEQAMKVAFDRGTARLHKDVTYLTIGQPILNRMIDGFALDDWQPRVSVLQDPDGLSGMVCLYRMTVQDGHGRTADEQLVAAFAEATEKVDLIDIRKVRDLRAVGPDRDSELVMKIEKLETLAQTCAMSKLKDIRAGIEARRSQEADLKRKWLERSYAATIKYLENRLFELRLRQQQGERNLGGAITNAENRLSNVRRQQEARLELLAKDVTLTSLAPKLEALALVIGNDGAG encoded by the coding sequence ATGTGGATTCCGAACGTAGGCGATATGGTGCTGATCGATTCGTCGGAGGACAAGTATCGCGTCTTCCACTGTATCCGTGACAACGGATACATCCGGCTCGGTGTGATTGAGGCCAAGGCCAGCCTAGCACATGATTACGTCTTTGAGCTTGACGAATTTCAGATACGCGTTCAACCAGCGCCCGCTCTCGCAGACCTGTTGCTAGATCCTGCGACGCGTCTCGATGCCGAGAGATTCCGGCTGGCGATTGAAGCGCTCCGGCTACGTTACGCTCACCTAATCGATCCGTTCCATGCGATCAACATAGCCCAGATTGATCTTCTACCCCACCAGGCCGACGCTGTGTACCGGCACATTCTCCCTCAGCCGCGGATCAGGTTCTTGCTCGCCGACGACCCCGGACTGGGAAAGACGATTATGGCTGGACTCGTGCTCAAAGAGCTAAAGGCCCGCGGCGCTGTCGAGCGGATACTAATCGTAGTGCCCGCCCACCTTCGTGACCAATGGAAACGAGAGATGTCGGATTGGTTCGACGAGGATTTCCTGATCTTTGACAGTCAAACACAGGCAAAAGCAAAGAACTTTTTGAACCTAAATAAGCAAATCATCACATCCTTGGATTTCGCAAAGCGAGAGCCAAATAAGAGCACCCTGATGGCATCCGAGGATATGTGGGATATTGTTGTATTCGATGAAGCTCACAAACTTTCGGCAAAATTCCTCGGCAACAAGTACCAATCAACAAAACGATACGAGCTCGCACGCGAAATTCTCGGAATCACGAACCACGCACTGTTTCTGACAGCGACGCCACACAATGGCAATGACACAGAGTACTGGCTTCGACTTAACCTGTTGGAGCCCAGCATGTTTGCTAACGAGAATCAGATGAGTGCTGCGGCGGCATACGGAGACGGTATTCCCTTTGTTCTTCGTCGATCCAAAGATCAGGTCACGGATATACAGGGTCAGCGCCTTTTCAAGGCGCGAACGGTTGAGACGCTTGAACTGACCATGTCCCCTCCGGAGCACATGGTCTATGAGGCGGTGACCGATTACGTCCACTATTGGTACCCGTCATCCGACAATCTCGATAGCGGCGCGGAGAAGATCCGTAAGTTCAACATTGCGCTAGCACTGACGGTCCTTCAACGGCGGGTAACGTCGGGTATGGCTGCGATTCGCCTCTCACTCGAGCGCCGGCGTCGGAAACTCGCTGCACTACTTATCGAATGGGAGAAGCACAAGACTCAGCAGGAAGTTCTTCTCAAGGCGATGACATCCGAAGACCTCTCAGAGTTGGATGATCGACTCTTAGCGGAGTGGGATGAGCTGCAGGAAACCATCGAGGCTACGACTGCGGCTGAAGACACGGAAGAGCTTAAGGAAGAGATAGCCGAGCTCAAAAACCTGATTGGCGTCATTGGCAAGCTTGAGCACGATGGGAACGAGCCAAAGCTCGCTGAGTTGAGGCGGGTGATCAGCGGATACCTACAGGGTCACCCTGAGGAGAAGCTGCTCATCTTCAGCGAGTTCAAGGATACGGTGCTGGCGCTCAAGAGCCATCTGGAAGGGCTCGGTATGAAGGTCGCCGTGATCCACGGTGGCATGAAAATGATGGATCGGAGGAAACAGGAACAGTACTTCCGTGATGCAGCACAGATCATGGTGGCGACTGATGCTGCCGCAGAGGGCATTAATCTTCAATTCTGCAGACTGATGGTCAATTACGATCTGCCTTGGAATCCCAATCGACTCGAACAGCGAATGGGCCGTATCCATCGGTACGGGCAAGATCGGGACTGCTTCATCTGGAATCTCCTCTATCAGGACACCCGAGAGGGGCGGATTCTCAGCCGGCTTCTCTCGAAGATCGAATCGATGAAAGCGCGCCCTGAGCTTGGCGAGACGATCTACGATGTCGTGAGTTCTGTTCTCTCAGGGGTGTCCCTTGAGCAGTTGATCATGGAAGCGATTCTCACCGGGGATATGACAAAGGTCGATGATGTCATCGATGTACAACTTGAGCAGCGAGTCAACGAGTTCATTGCACTACTCGAAGAGAACGCATTGGCCGCGAACTATATCAACCTATCGGAAGTACAGGCGCTCCATGAGTGTTCTGAGCGACAGCAGATCATCAGGGATCTACACCTGTTTGTCGATCGCGTCACGAACTGGATGGGTGGTGGCCTTCCGAAGGACGGACGCGATGGCGTTTACGTCCTCGGGATTCCGACAGGAAAGCAGGCTCAGTTCAATGGTACCGGGTTTGAGCAGGCCATGAAAGTAGCGTTTGATCGCGGTACTGCAAGGCTTCATAAGGATGTGACCTACCTAACTATCGGTCAGCCAATTCTAAATCGTATGATCGATGGGTTTGCGCTCGACGATTGGCAGCCTCGTGTGTCTGTGCTCCAAGACCCCGATGGGCTGAGCGGCATGGTATGCCTTTATCGAATGACTGTGCAGGACGGTCACGGTCGGACCGCGGACGAGCAGTTGGTCGCCGCCTTTGCTGAGGCAACGGAGAAGGTTGACTTGATCGACATTCGGAAAGTCCGCGACCTGCGTGCGGTCGGACCGGATCGCGACAGTGAGCTTGTTATGAAGATTGAGAAGCTGGAGACGCTGGCACAGACATGTGCGATGTCAAAGCTCAAGGACATCCGCGCTGGTATCGAGGCGCGCCGCTCCCAAGAAGCCGATCTCAAGCGCAAGTGGCTTGAGCGCTCGTATGCCGCAACAATCAAGTACCTTGAGAACCGACTGTTCGAACTGCGCTTGCGACAACAGCAAGGCGAACGAAATCTTGGCGGTGCTATCACAAACGCCGAGAACCGCTTGTCGAATGTCCGGCGTCAACAAGAGGCAAGGCTCGAGCTTTTGGCGAAGGACGTCACCTTGACGTCCCTAGCTCCGAAACTCGAAGCGTTGGCGCTGGTGATTGGCAACGATGGAGCTGGTTGA
- the argH gene encoding argininosuccinate lyase gives MSAPKLWDKGYEVDPRIQRFEVGDDLTCDQKLAVYDALGSVAHAAGLVKIGLLPVETFHALREELANIVALARQGEFQMSLADEDVHTKVENWLTQQLGEPGKMIHTGRSRNDQVVVDLRLFTREAVLPVYDAILDACDALLAMAQQHATTPMPGYTHMQRAMVTSVGVWVGAFLESLLDDLTLLDAAVALSDQSPLGSAASYGVGLPLDRQYVSDLLGFAKVQNNVLYSQHGRGKFELAIVQALAQVMLDFSKLAQDILLFTTSEFGFFDVDVSVTTGSSIMPQKKNLDTMELLRGKVHVIAAMQQQMLTILGGTPLGFNAEYQDTKRPFMEALDLVEASAVVAALNVSKLTPNEERMLAACSPDLFATDVAYDLVQKGVPFRDAYRQVAGMLDDLAEFDAHAVLAMRTHQGTSGDLRLDASAGNIAARRKQVAARQAELAEIEAGLLDGTAAGLPGKAG, from the coding sequence TTGTCAGCGCCCAAGCTCTGGGACAAGGGATATGAAGTCGACCCGCGCATCCAGCGCTTTGAGGTCGGCGACGACCTGACCTGCGACCAGAAGCTGGCCGTCTATGACGCGCTCGGCTCGGTCGCCCACGCCGCCGGCCTGGTCAAGATCGGCCTTCTGCCGGTCGAGACGTTCCACGCCCTGCGCGAGGAGCTGGCGAACATCGTCGCGCTGGCCAGGCAGGGCGAGTTCCAGATGTCGCTGGCCGATGAGGACGTCCACACCAAGGTCGAGAACTGGCTGACTCAGCAGCTCGGCGAGCCGGGCAAGATGATCCACACCGGCCGCTCGCGCAACGACCAGGTCGTCGTCGACCTGCGGCTGTTCACTCGCGAGGCGGTTCTGCCGGTCTACGACGCCATCCTTGACGCCTGCGACGCCCTGCTGGCCATGGCCCAGCAGCACGCGACGACGCCGATGCCGGGCTACACGCACATGCAGCGAGCGATGGTGACCTCGGTCGGGGTCTGGGTCGGCGCCTTCCTTGAGTCGCTGCTCGACGACCTGACGCTGCTCGACGCGGCGGTGGCCTTGTCCGATCAATCGCCGCTGGGCTCGGCTGCGTCGTACGGCGTCGGGCTGCCGCTCGACCGGCAGTACGTCTCCGACCTGCTCGGCTTCGCCAAGGTGCAGAACAACGTCCTCTACTCGCAGCACGGGCGCGGCAAGTTCGAGCTGGCGATCGTTCAGGCGCTCGCCCAGGTGATGCTCGACTTCTCCAAGTTGGCACAGGACATCCTGCTGTTCACGACGAGCGAGTTCGGCTTCTTCGATGTGGATGTCTCGGTGACGACCGGGTCGAGCATCATGCCGCAGAAGAAGAACCTCGACACGATGGAGCTGCTGCGCGGCAAGGTCCACGTCATCGCGGCGATGCAGCAGCAGATGCTGACGATCCTCGGCGGGACGCCGCTGGGCTTCAACGCGGAGTACCAGGACACTAAGCGACCATTCATGGAGGCGCTCGACCTGGTCGAGGCGTCGGCTGTCGTCGCGGCGCTGAACGTCTCGAAGCTGACGCCGAATGAGGAGCGCATGCTGGCGGCCTGCTCGCCGGACCTGTTCGCAACCGATGTCGCCTACGACCTCGTCCAGAAGGGCGTGCCGTTCCGCGACGCCTACCGCCAGGTGGCCGGCATGCTCGACGACCTGGCCGAGTTCGACGCGCATGCTGTGCTGGCGATGCGGACGCACCAGGGGACCAGCGGCGACCTGCGACTGGACGCGTCGGCGGGGAATATCGCCGCCCGGCGGAAACAGGTAGCGGCTCGGCAGGCAGAGCTGGCCGAGATCGAGGCCGGCCTGCTCGACGGCACTGCTGCCGGATTGCCCGGAAAGGCAGGCTGA
- the lysW gene encoding lysine biosynthesis protein LysW has protein sequence MTTMCPECAAELEMTDTIVGEIVQCTDCSSELEVLSTSPFELGLAPAEEEDWGE, from the coding sequence ATGACGACCATGTGCCCGGAGTGCGCCGCTGAGCTTGAGATGACAGACACCATCGTTGGCGAGATCGTCCAGTGCACCGACTGCAGCAGCGAGCTCGAGGTTCTCTCGACCAGCCCGTTCGAGCTCGGCCTCGCGCCGGCCGAAGAGGAAGACTGGGGCGAGTAG
- a CDS encoding M20/M25/M40 family metallo-hydrolase: MTSLMALTVADIATGLVGIPSLSGDEAAAVAWLCRRMAALGYDASVDGAGNAVGTIGAGEREIMLLGHIDTVPGDIPVRVEGGILHGRGAVDAKGPLATFVAAGARATLPAGVRLTVVGAVGEETFGSPGATWLRDHHPTPDMLIIGEPSGWDGVVLGYKGSLGLTATVACPVEPFGRAGADRARAGLRVLAAIAGLADKT, translated from the coding sequence ATGACCAGTCTGATGGCCCTGACGGTCGCCGACATCGCGACCGGACTGGTCGGTATCCCCAGTCTCTCGGGTGATGAGGCGGCTGCGGTCGCCTGGTTGTGCAGGCGAATGGCGGCGCTGGGCTACGACGCGTCTGTCGACGGCGCGGGGAACGCAGTCGGGACCATCGGCGCTGGTGAGCGCGAGATCATGCTGCTCGGCCACATCGACACAGTGCCGGGCGATATCCCCGTCCGTGTCGAGGGCGGCATCCTCCACGGGCGCGGGGCGGTTGACGCGAAGGGTCCGCTGGCGACGTTCGTCGCGGCCGGCGCGCGGGCGACGCTGCCAGCGGGGGTGCGGCTGACGGTCGTCGGCGCGGTCGGCGAGGAGACGTTCGGCTCGCCCGGCGCAACCTGGCTGCGCGATCACCACCCGACGCCAGACATGCTGATCATCGGCGAGCCGAGCGGCTGGGATGGGGTCGTCCTCGGCTACAAGGGCTCGCTCGGGCTGACGGCGACGGTGGCCTGCCCCGTCGAGCCATTCGGCCGGGCCGGAGCCGACCGCGCCAGAGCTGGCCTTCGCGTTCTGGCAGCGATTGCAGGACTGGCTGACAAGACATAA
- a CDS encoding M20/M25/M40 family metallo-hydrolase: MTLDATLRSFDSASDGMTGTATLDGTFRLPPGTTIAWVREQVSALAGGVAIEWQENAEAYRTDKRSPLVAPFLAAIRAAGGQPKLKVKTGTSDMNVVGPVWGCPAVAYGPGDARYDHTPDEQIPLADLDLGVTVLAAAITRVAARGPLPPAPSPAKGGGDE, from the coding sequence ATGACGCTGGATGCGACGCTGCGCTCGTTCGACTCGGCCAGCGACGGGATGACCGGGACGGCGACGTTGGACGGCACGTTTCGGCTGCCGCCGGGGACGACGATCGCCTGGGTGCGCGAGCAGGTATCGGCATTGGCCGGCGGCGTCGCGATCGAGTGGCAGGAGAACGCCGAAGCGTACCGGACCGACAAGCGCTCGCCGCTGGTCGCGCCGTTTCTGGCGGCGATCCGCGCGGCCGGCGGTCAGCCGAAGCTGAAGGTCAAGACCGGCACATCCGACATGAATGTCGTTGGCCCGGTCTGGGGCTGCCCGGCGGTCGCCTACGGTCCCGGCGACGCCCGCTACGACCACACCCCCGACGAGCAGATCCCGCTTGCCGACCTCGACCTCGGCGTCACGGTGCTGGCGGCAGCGATCACCCGCGTCGCCGCGCGAGGACCCCTCCCCCCCGCCCCCTCCCCTGCGAAGGGAGGGGGAGATGAGTGA
- the lysX gene encoding lysine biosynthesis protein LysX, which produces MSDRHRIASSRDTPLLTGEGRGEGFSSPRLGILVSHLREEEKLILAAAGELGVATQLIQDRTLALDLSDPAPPEVDVVLDRCVAHTRGGYALRVFEAWGVPTVNPSATVATCDDKVLMSLAFATAGVPALRTAVAFTVESALEVGERLGYPLIVKPVTGSWGRLLARANSPADLRAILEQKKALGGPQHGVFYLQEYVVKPGRDLRVFYVGGEVIAASYRNSAHWITNVARGAVSTTCPITDEIVAVTRLAARAVGAEIAGVDLVETPDGLKVIEINGGAEFKGLRGTTDVPIARVIVEHAISRAAVGR; this is translated from the coding sequence ATGAGTGACCGGCACCGAATCGCGTCCTCCCGTGACACCCCTCTCCTCACAGGGGAGGGGCGAGGGGAGGGGTTCTCGTCCCCTCGGCTCGGCATCCTCGTCTCGCATCTCCGCGAAGAGGAGAAGCTGATCCTGGCTGCGGCGGGCGAGTTGGGCGTCGCGACGCAGCTGATCCAGGATCGGACGCTGGCGCTGGACCTGTCGGATCCGGCGCCGCCGGAGGTGGATGTCGTGCTCGACCGCTGCGTGGCGCATACGCGCGGTGGGTACGCGCTGCGCGTCTTCGAGGCGTGGGGAGTGCCGACCGTCAACCCGAGCGCGACGGTGGCGACCTGCGACGACAAGGTGCTGATGTCGCTGGCGTTCGCGACGGCCGGTGTGCCAGCGCTGCGGACCGCCGTGGCGTTCACCGTCGAGAGCGCCCTGGAGGTCGGCGAGCGGCTCGGCTATCCGCTGATCGTCAAGCCGGTGACCGGCTCGTGGGGTCGGCTGCTGGCGCGGGCGAACTCGCCGGCCGATCTGCGAGCGATCCTGGAGCAGAAGAAGGCGCTGGGCGGGCCGCAGCACGGGGTGTTCTACCTGCAGGAGTATGTCGTGAAGCCGGGGCGCGACCTGCGCGTGTTCTACGTCGGCGGCGAGGTGATCGCGGCGTCGTATCGCAACTCCGCGCACTGGATCACCAACGTCGCCCGTGGCGCTGTCTCGACGACATGCCCGATCACCGACGAGATCGTCGCAGTGACGCGGCTGGCGGCGAGGGCCGTCGGAGCGGAGATCGCCGGGGTCGATCTTGTCGAGACCCCGGATGGATTGAAGGTCATCGAGATCAACGGCGGGGCCGAGTTCAAAGGGCTGCGCGGGACGACCGATGTCCCGATCGCGCGGGTCATCGTCGAGCACGCGATCTCGCGCGCAGCCGTCGGCCGATAG
- the argC gene encoding N-acetyl-gamma-glutamyl-phosphate reductase encodes MAGLKASIVGGSGYAGGELLRLLLGHPEVEVAQVTSRSLAGKLVTTSHPNLRKRTTLKYSMPAALESCDVLFICVPHGASSPNVSEYLDKAGVIIDLSADFRLRDATDYKTWYGWEHPRPELIPTTVYGLPELHREEIRQANYIASPGCNATASILALYPLAASGLLDPTMPIVVEAKSGSSGSGVESGPASHHPERSGVMRSFKPTGHRHSAEVIQELSVNGFCPKVSFTATSVEAVRGILATAHAFTKEPVTDKDLWKIYRGVYGSEPFVRIVKETHGIHRTPEPKILSGTNFCDVGFDVDPHGNRVVVTAAIDNLMKGAAGQALQAMNIRMGFEETLGLEFMGLHPI; translated from the coding sequence ATGGCAGGGTTGAAGGCCAGCATCGTCGGCGGTTCGGGATATGCAGGGGGCGAGCTGCTCCGGCTGCTGCTCGGTCACCCCGAGGTCGAGGTTGCCCAGGTGACATCGCGCTCGCTGGCCGGCAAGCTGGTGACGACGTCGCACCCGAATCTGCGCAAGCGAACGACGCTGAAATACAGCATGCCGGCGGCGCTGGAGTCGTGCGACGTCCTGTTCATCTGTGTGCCGCACGGCGCGTCGTCGCCGAACGTGAGCGAATATCTGGATAAGGCCGGCGTCATCATCGACCTGAGCGCCGACTTCCGGTTGCGCGACGCTACCGACTACAAGACCTGGTATGGCTGGGAGCATCCACGGCCAGAGCTGATCCCGACAACGGTCTACGGCCTGCCGGAGCTGCACCGCGAGGAGATCCGCCAGGCGAATTACATCGCCAGCCCTGGCTGTAACGCGACGGCCAGCATCCTGGCGCTCTATCCGCTGGCGGCCAGCGGGCTGCTCGACCCGACGATGCCGATTGTCGTCGAGGCCAAGTCAGGGTCGTCCGGCTCGGGCGTCGAGTCGGGGCCGGCCAGCCACCACCCGGAGCGCAGCGGAGTGATGCGCTCGTTCAAGCCAACCGGCCACCGGCACTCAGCCGAGGTGATCCAGGAGCTGTCGGTCAACGGCTTCTGCCCGAAGGTCAGCTTCACCGCGACCTCGGTCGAGGCAGTCCGCGGCATCCTGGCGACGGCGCATGCCTTCACAAAGGAACCGGTGACGGACAAGGATCTCTGGAAGATCTACCGTGGCGTCTATGGCAGCGAGCCGTTTGTCCGGATCGTCAAGGAGACGCACGGTATCCATCGCACGCCAGAGCCGAAGATCCTGTCGGGAACGAACTTCTGCGATGTCGGCTTCGATGTCGATCCGCACGGCAACCGGGTGGTCGTCACGGCTGCGATCGACAATCTGATGAAGGGCGCGGCCGGCCAGGCGCTGCAGGCGATGAACATCCGCATGGGCTTCGAGGAGACGCTCGGCCTGGAGTTCATGGGTCTGCACCCGATCTAG
- a CDS encoding [LysW]-aminoadipate kinase produces the protein MLVIKLGGSAGIDSSMTLDDLATLWPGERIVFVHGANAALDAFQRQVGHEPRLVTSSTGQVSRFTDPETMDDFLAIYAGRTNKRLVEGLQMRGINAVGLTALDGGIARGPRKDAIRIVEDGKPKILRGDYAGSIKQIDTRLIDLLLDNGYLPVLTPPAVSLNGEAINVDGDKLSLRLAEALQADAMVLLSNTAGLLANLDDPDSLIREIDVANPASVEAAMTAAGGRMKKKVQAGIDAVAAGIGRVVFADARVERPVSRALAGEGTVVG, from the coding sequence ATGCTCGTCATCAAGCTCGGCGGCAGCGCCGGGATCGATTCATCCATGACGCTCGACGATCTGGCCACGCTCTGGCCTGGCGAGCGCATCGTGTTCGTCCACGGCGCGAACGCCGCGCTGGACGCCTTTCAGCGCCAGGTCGGCCACGAGCCCCGGTTGGTGACCTCGTCCACCGGCCAGGTTAGCCGCTTCACCGATCCGGAGACGATGGACGATTTTCTGGCGATTTACGCCGGCCGGACGAATAAACGTCTCGTCGAGGGGCTGCAGATGCGCGGCATCAACGCCGTCGGGCTGACGGCGCTGGATGGCGGCATCGCCCGCGGACCGCGCAAGGACGCGATCCGTATCGTCGAGGACGGCAAGCCGAAGATCCTGCGCGGCGACTACGCCGGCAGCATCAAACAGATCGATACACGACTGATCGACCTGCTGCTGGACAACGGCTACCTGCCGGTGCTGACACCGCCGGCTGTCAGCCTGAACGGCGAGGCGATTAACGTCGACGGCGACAAGCTCTCGCTGCGCCTGGCCGAGGCGTTGCAGGCCGACGCGATGGTCCTGCTTTCGAACACGGCCGGCCTGCTGGCGAATCTCGACGACCCGGACTCGCTCATTCGCGAGATCGACGTCGCCAACCCGGCCAGCGTCGAGGCAGCGATGACGGCGGCCGGCGGGCGAATGAAGAAGAAGGTCCAGGCCGGCATCGACGCCGTTGCGGCTGGCATCGGCCGCGTTGTCTTTGCCGACGCACGCGTCGAGCGGCCCGTCAGCCGGGCGCTGGCCGGCGAGGGAACGGTTGTGGGGTAG
- a CDS encoding aspartate aminotransferase family protein — MTITTDIINADRTLQPPLYAKREVVLARGEGATLWDSEGNAFIDMMSNYGVNVLGHAHPAVTEAIARQAGLLVSCHQSFVSDIRAQFLETLIGLAPDGMTRAFLSNSGTEAIEAALKFARVATGRDGIVATRGGYHGRTIGALAATAEKKYREPFAAVLAPATHVPFNNLDALEAAVNSTTAAVILEPIQGEGGIVVPDDDYLAGARHIASAAGAMLILDEVQTAFRTGTFFACEPSGIVPDLLCTAKGLANGVPIGATLMTEEVAGVLGGGVHGSTFGGNPLACAAGLATIDAIRAEGLLERSVALGERLRGGIEALAHPKVRAVRGQGLMTGVEFRVRVTPVLKGLQDRGVLALPAGSLVIRLLPPLVISEEQIDRAVAALGETLDALGG, encoded by the coding sequence ATGACGATTACGACGGACATCATCAATGCTGACCGGACGCTCCAGCCGCCGCTGTATGCCAAGCGCGAGGTCGTGCTGGCGCGGGGCGAGGGGGCGACGCTGTGGGACAGCGAGGGCAACGCCTTTATCGACATGATGAGCAACTACGGGGTGAACGTGCTGGGACACGCCCACCCGGCTGTGACCGAGGCGATCGCCCGGCAGGCGGGGCTGCTCGTGAGTTGCCACCAGTCGTTCGTCAGCGACATTCGGGCGCAGTTTCTGGAGACGTTGATTGGGCTCGCGCCCGACGGAATGACGCGGGCGTTTCTGTCGAACTCGGGAACCGAGGCGATCGAGGCGGCGCTGAAGTTCGCCCGCGTCGCGACCGGGCGAGACGGCATCGTCGCCACGCGGGGTGGCTATCACGGCCGGACGATCGGCGCGCTGGCGGCAACGGCGGAGAAGAAGTATCGGGAGCCGTTCGCGGCGGTTCTTGCGCCAGCGACCCACGTGCCGTTCAACAATCTCGACGCGCTGGAGGCAGCGGTCAACAGCACGACGGCGGCGGTGATCCTCGAGCCGATCCAGGGCGAGGGCGGCATCGTTGTTCCGGACGATGACTACCTCGCCGGCGCGCGCCATATCGCCAGCGCGGCCGGCGCAATGCTCATCCTCGACGAGGTGCAGACGGCGTTTCGGACCGGGACATTCTTCGCCTGCGAGCCCAGTGGGATCGTGCCGGACCTCCTCTGCACCGCCAAGGGGCTGGCGAACGGTGTCCCGATCGGCGCGACGCTGATGACCGAGGAGGTTGCTGGCGTTCTCGGCGGCGGTGTCCATGGATCGACGTTCGGTGGCAACCCGCTGGCCTGCGCGGCCGGCCTGGCGACGATCGATGCGATCCGCGCCGAGGGGCTGCTGGAACGCAGCGTCGCGCTCGGCGAGCGGCTGCGCGGAGGGATCGAGGCGCTGGCGCATCCGAAGGTGCGGGCAGTCCGCGGCCAGGGGTTGATGACCGGGGTCGAGTTCCGCGTGCGGGTGACACCGGTGCTGAAGGGGCTGCAGGACCGCGGCGTGCTGGCGCTGCCGGCCGGCAGCCTGGTGATCCGGCTGCTGCCGCCGCTGGTGATCAGCGAAGAGCAGATCGACCGGGCTGTCGCCGCGCTCGGCGAGACGCTGGATGCGCTCGGCGGCTGA